The genomic window GACGATCACCTCGTCGCCGGGCCGGACGCCGAGCGCGAGCAGCGCCAGGTGCAGCGCGGCGGCGCAGCTGCTGAGCGTCACCGCGTCAGCGACGCCGTAGCGCTCGGCGAGCTCCTTCTCCAGCGCCTTGCCGCGCGGGCCCTGCCCTGCCGTCCAGTCCGAGGCGAACACCTCCTCGACGGCCGCCAGTTCCTGCTTGCCCAAACTCGCGTGAACCAAGGGGATCGGGTTCAACGTGGCCACCTCCTGCGACGCTTCAGGAGACCGGGGGCCCGCGTGCGGCGGGCTCCGGTCGGAACGAACATGTGCGCGGGTCTCACACCACGGGGGTCGCGGACAGGGCGACCGGTGCGGCCTGTCGGATGGCGGGGACGTCCGCGACCCAGCTGCCGACCGCCATCTCGGCGGTGATGCCGGGGCCGAAGCCGGCGATGATCCCGGTGCCGCCCGGCAGCATCTCGTCCTCCTCGAACAGCCTGCGCAGCGCCTCAAGGACGACGGCGCTGGCGATGTTCCCGTAGTCGCTCAGCGTCGCCCAACTGTGCCGGAACATGCTGCGGTCGACGTTGAGGTACTTGCACAGGTCGTCCAGGATCCGCGGGCCGCCGGCGTGGATGATGTAGAAGTCCAGGTCGGCCACGTTCCAGCCGTGGTCGGCGGCGAGTTGGCGCAGGATCGGCGCGAGCGGCTCCATCGTGCCCGGCACCCGGCGGTCCAGCTGGAAGTGGAAGCCGGTGGAGCGGACGGCGTAGGAGATCCAGTCCTCGGTGTTCGGTATGAGATACGAGGCGTTGCGCTCGAGCCGCACGCCGGTGCCGCCGGTGTCCCGGACGACGGCGGCGGCCACCGCGTCGCCGAACAGGCCGTCGGACAGCAGCGAGCCGACGTTGTCGTCGACCGGCTGGTAGCACAGCGAGCACAGTTCGCAGGAGACGATCAGGACGTTGGAGTCGGGGTGCGCCTGGCAGAAGTCGAAGGCGCGGTTGATCGCGGCGCCGCCCGCGGCGCAGCCCAGCTGCGCGATGGGGATCTGCCGGGTGTCGTAGCGGAAGCCCATGGTGTTGATCAGCCAGGCCGTGAGCGACGGCATCATGAAGCCCGTGCAGGACACGTAGATGATGGCGTCGATGTCCTGGGCGGTCACGCCGGCGTTGGCCAGCGCCTTCTCGATGACCGCGGGGCACCTCTTCTTCGACTCCAGCTCGTAGACGCGGTTGCGTTCCTCGAAACCGGGGTGGAGAAGGGTCTTCTCGATGGGCTGTACGATATGCCGCTTCCTGACCCCCGTCTTCTGAATCAGCCGAAGCGCCAACGGAAGCTGTGGCTTTCCCTTGTGCACCTTCTTGGCGAATTCAAGGGTGTCTTCCATCGTAATGACGTATTCCGGCACGCTCACCGCTGGCTTGCACAGAGTTGCCATGCCTGGCATCCACCTTCTGTGGGTAGAGATTTCCCCGAAGTCTCCCGACACTGCCCACCCGGAGTCACAGCAAGGCCGGCGTAAAAGATGCCGCCACCTGCGGGGTGTACGGAACGTATCGTTTCCCATTTAACTTGCGATCGGCTTGGTGGCGACTTGGCAGCGCGCGGAAATGCCGGCCCGATCTCGTCGGCGCAGGTCACGGCATCTGGCACCGGGCGGCGCCCACCACTGCTGCCGTCGGGCGGGCATGCCGCCAAGCCGCTGCCAACTCACGGAACAGTCCGGGCACGGCTTCCGCGGGCGCGGCTTACACGTCAGCTCATTGTGACGGGGTGACAATAATCTGCCCCACCGGGATCCTTGTGTTCGTCTCCGCGGTTCCCCACCCTTTTCCATATGGCTACCACACTGGACAACAACCGGCAATCGGGCGGCAAGAAGGTCATTCTGGCAGAGCCCCGCGGGTTCTGCGCCGGTGTGCGCAGGGCTGTGGAGATCGTGGAGCGCGCCCTGGAGATCCACGGAGCCCCTGTCTACGTACGCAAGCAGATCGTCCACAACGAATACGTGGTGCGGGACCTCGAGGAGCGCGGAGCCAGGTTCGTCGAGTCGGAGACAGAGGTACCGAACGGGGCGGTGTGCGTCTTCTCCGCGCACGGGGTGTCCCCGCAGGTGCGCGCGAACGCCGCCGAGCGCGGTCTGACGGTCATCGACGCGACCTGCCCGCTGGTGGCCAAGGTGCATCAGGAGGCCCGCAGGTACGCCCGCGACGGGCGGACGCTGATCCTGGTGGGGCACGCCGACCACGAGGAGATCGAGGGCACGTTCGGCGAGGCGCCGGACCGTACCGTCATCGTGCAGGACGCCGACGAGGCCAGGCGGCTCGACCTGCCGCCGGGCGTGCCGGTCAGCTATCTCACCCAGACCACGCTGTCGGTGGACGACACCACCGAGATCGTGTCCATCCTGCACGAGCGCTTCCCCGGGCTGACCGGCCCCGGCACCGACGACGTCTGCTACGCCAGCCAGAACCGGCAGAATTCGGTGAAGTCGCTCGCCGGGCGCAGCGACCTGGTGCTGGTCGTCGGCTCGGCCAACTCCAGCAACTCGGTGCGGATGGTGGAGGTCGCCGAGGACGCCGGCGCCAGGGCCCGACTGCTGCCCGACGCGGGCCATTTGGACCCCGAGTGGCTGGCGGGCGTGCGGACCGTGGGGCTGAGCGCGGGCGCCAGCGCGCCCGAGGTGCTGGTCGAGGAGGTCATCGAACGGCTGGCGGCACTGGGCTTCACCGACGTCGAGACCGAGGTGACCACCGTCGAGGACGTGGTCTTCCGGCCGCCGTCCGGTCTGGAGCGGCCGGCGGCGGGGGACGGTGCCGACGACGTCCGTGCCGAACTGCTCGACCGGGTCAGCGCGCGGATCGAGGAGCTGCTGAACTCCGAGATCGCGCACTGGGGTTCGGTGGACGCCCGGGCGGCGGTGCCGGTCGAGGCGGTCAGGGAACTGGTCGCGGCGGGCGGCAAGCGGCTGCGCCCCACCTTCTGCGTCAGCGGCTTCCTGGCGGCCGGCGGCTCCCTCGGCGACAGCGCGGCCGCGGACGCGGTGGTCGCCGCGGCGGCGGGCCTGGAACTGCTGCACGCCTCGGCGCTCATCCACGACGACGTCCTGGACAACTCCCCCACCCGGCGCGGCGTCCCGACCGTGCACGCCAGGCACGCCGGCGTGCACGCGGAACTCGGCTGGACCGGGGAGGCGCGCCGGTTCGGCGAGGGCGTCGCCATCCTGGCCGGGGACCTGGCGTTCAGCTACGCCCACCGGCTGGCCGGCGGGCTGCCCGCCGCGGCCAGGGAGATCTGGATGCACCTGGGCACCGAGATGCTGGTCGGCCAGCACCTCGACATCGCGCTGGCCGCCGAGGCTTCGCCCGACCCCGAGCTGGCCCGCTGGATCGCGGTCTGCAAGTCCGGGCGCTACACCATCCACCGGCCGCTCTCCCTCGGCGCGTCCATCGCCGGGCGGCCCGACCTGCAGGCGGCGTTCGAGGCGTACGGCCTCGCGGCGGGCGAGGCGTTCCAGCTGCGCGACGACCTGCTCGACGCGTTCGGCGACTCCGCGGCGACCGGCAAACCGGCCGGCCTGGACGTCAGCGAGCACAAGATGAACCTGCTGCTCGCCCTGGCCGCCACCGGCGACGCCGAGGTGGCGCGGCTGCTCGACGAGGGCAGGAACGGCGACTTCGACCCGGCGCTGCTGCATGCCGCGCTGCTGGCCTCCGGCGTTCGCGAGGACATCGAGAAGCGGATCGACCAGCTGGTGGCGGGCGCCCGCACCGCGCTGGACGCGACCGCGCTGGCGGACGGCTGGCGGGAGCGCCTGGGCGAGATGGCAGTGCAGGTGGCCTACCGGGGCCGCTGACGGCCCACCGGGAACGGGCGGGGCACCCGATGTGCCGGCCCGGCACGACCGAACGGAGAGGATGATCACAGATGGTGGATCTCGGCATACCCCACGTCCCGCAGTCCCTCGGCCCGCGCCGGGTCAGCCGGCAGCTCAGACTCGGCCACGACGACCGGGCCGTCCTGGTGGGCGGCGGGGCGCCGGTCAGCGTGCAGTCGATGACGACGACGGTGACCGCGGACGTGAACGCCACGCTGCAGCAGATCGCCGAACTGACCGCGTCCGGCTGCCAGATCGTCCGGGTCGCGGTGCCGTCGGCCGACGACGCCGAGGCGCTCCCGGAGATCGCCCGCAAATCGCAGATCCCGGTGATCGCCGACATCCATTTCCAGCCCCGGTACGTCTTCGCGGCGATCGACGCGGGATGCGCGGCGGTACGGGTGAATCCCGGGAACATCAAGGAGTTCGACGACAAGGTCGCCGAGATCGCCAAGGCCGCGGCCGACGCGCAGGTGCCGATCAGGATCGGCGTCAACGCCGGGTCACTGGACAAGCGGCTGCTCGCCAAGTACGGCAGCGCCACGCCGGACGCGCTGGTGGAGTCGGCGCTCTGGGAGTGCTCGCTGTTCGAGGAGCACGGGTTCCAGGACCTGAAGATCTCGGTGAAGCACCACGACCCGGTGGTGATGATCTCCGCCTACCGCAAGCTCGCGGCGGCCTGCGACTACCCGCTGCACCTCGGGGTGACCGAGGCCGGGCCGTTCTTCCAGGGGACGGTGAAGTCGGCGGTGGCCTTCGGGGTGCTGCTGGCGGAGGGGATCGGCGACACCATCCGGGTGTCGCTGTCGGCGCCGCCCGCCGAGGAGGCCAAGGTCGGGATCGCCATCCTGGAGAGCCTGGCACTGCGGCAGCGCCGCCTGGAGATCGTCTCCTGCCCGTCCTGCGGCCGGGCCCAGGTGGACGTCTACAAGCTCGCCGAGGAGGTCACCGCGGGCCTCGACGGGCTCGAAGTGCCGCTGCGGGTCGCGGTGATGGGCTGCGTCGTCAACGGCCCCGGCGAGGCCCGCGAGGCCGACCTGGGCGTGGCCTCGGGCAACGGCAAGGGGCAGATCTTCGTCAAGGGCAAGGTCGTCGCGACCGTCCCCGAGTCGAAGATCGTGGAGACGCTCATCGACGAGGCGATGCGGCTGGCGGAGGAGGCCACCGCGGAGGGCCGCACCGGCAAGCCGGAGGTCATCACCGCCTGACCCCGCCGCCCGCCGGCGCCGGTCACCGCGGGCCCGGGCGGTGCGAGGCGAGGTCCAGCAGCAGGTCCTTGACCTGCGTGGCCTCGTACCGCTCGCGGGCGCCGTGCGGGTCCGAGCAGAGCAGGACGGGGCCGTCCTGCGGGTCGGCGGGCAGCCGGCCGTGGGTGCCGCGGACGGCCGCGGCGCCCGCGTCCAGGCCGACGGCACTCAGCAGGTAGCGCATCCCGAGCTTCTTGCGCGCCAGCGCGACCGCGGCCCGGCGCTTGGCGGCGCCGGGCGCGGCGGGATCGAAGAACAGCTCGGCCGGGTCGTAGCCGGGCTTGCGGTGGATCTCCACCAGGCGGGCGAAGTCCGGTGCGCGGGCGTCGTCCAGCCAGTAGTAGTAGGTGAACCAGGCATCCGCGTCGGCGACCAGGACCAGGTCGCCGGAGCGCGGGTGGTCCAGGCCGTACGCCGCCTTCTCCGCCTCGCCCAACACCTCGGCGACGCCGGGGAGTTCGGCGCAGAGCTTGCGCACCAGCGGCAGGTCGGCGGGGTCGGCCACGTAGACGTGCGCGATCTGGTGGTCGGCGACGGCGAAGGCGCGGGAGGTCCACGGGTCCAGGTACTCCATGCCGGCCTGGGTGTGGACGCGCAGCAGATCCTCCCGGCGCAGCAGCCGGTTGACGTCGACTGGCCGGGCGGCCGGCGTGATGCCGTACTCCGACAGCGCCACCACCGTCGCGCCCCGCTCGCGCGCCATGTCCAGCAGCGGGCCGAGGACCGCGTCCAACTCCGCGGCGGCGGCTGCGGCCTGCGGGGCCGAGGGGCCGAACCGCTGCAGGTCGTAGTCCAGATGCGGGACGTAGACCAGGGTCAGGTCCGGGTCGTGCCTGGCCATGATCTGCTGCGCGGCCCGGCAGATCCACGCCGACGACGGCAGCCCCGCGGTGGGGCCCCAGTAGCTGAACAGCGGGAAGGTGCCGAGCGCCGCGGTCAGTTCGTCGTGCAGCTCGGGCGGGTCGGTGTAGCAGTCGGGGTCCTTGCGGCCGTCGGCGTGGTAGACCGGGCGCGGGGTGACCGTCCAGTCGGTGCCCGCGCCCATCGCGTACCACCAGCAGATGTTGGCGACGGTGTAGCCGGGGTGCCGGCGGCGGGCGGCGTCCCACAGCTTGTCCCCGCCCATCAGCGCGTTGTGCTGCCGCCAGAGCAGGACCTCGCCGAGGTCGCGGAAGTACCAGCCGTTGCCGACGATGCCGTGCTCGCGCGGCGGCGCGCCGGTGAGCAGGGTGGCCTGCACCGAGCAGGTGACGGCGGGCAGCACGGGGGTGAGCCCGGCCTGCCAGCCGGTCTCGGCGATCGCGGCCAGCCGCGGCATGTGCCGGAGCAGCCGGGGGGTGAGCCCGACGACGTCGAGCACGACGAGCGGGTTCGGCGGTCGGTTCACCGGGTCGTCTCCCTCACGGGTCGTTCGCCCAGGTCGTGGGCGGCCAGGTCAGGGGCGGCCAGGTCGTGGGCGGCGTCCGGGCCGGGGGTGTCCGGGCCGGGGGTGTCCGGGCCGGGGGTGTCCGGGCCCTGGGGCCGCAGTCCGAGGGCGAGCAGTTCGTCGCGGGCGAAGGCCAGTTCGGCGGCGATGCCCTCGGCGAGCTGGGCGGGGCCTGACGGGCGCCGGCCGGGCGGCAGGACGTTCCAGGTGTACGTCTCCACCTCCAGGTGGTCGCACACGGCCCGCTCGCCGCCGACGAGTTCGGCGAGCGCGGCCCGCAGCACCTCGACGGTGGCGTGCAGCGGCGGCTGCGGGGCCGCGTGCAGCGGTACGTGGTAGTGCACCCGCCACGGCCCCGGCAGCCCCGCGTCGAGCGCGTCGGCCAGGTCGTCGGCGGCCGGGCCCGCGGCGGAGCGGGTCTGGTGCAGGAAGCGCGGCTCGGCGTAGGAGCGCAGTGCGGCTGCCGTACCGGGCTCCTGCGGGTGCTCGGCGCCCAGCGCGGCGGACACCTGGACCTTCACCACCGGCAGGCCCGCCTGCGCCAGCCGGGCGAGCGCCGCCGCCGGCTCCTCCCAGGCGCAGGCCAGATGCGCCAGGTCCAGGCACACCCCGAGGTAGCGGGTGTCGGCCCCGGCCAGATTCTCGGCGACCTGCTCGGTGGTCTCCATGACGCAGCCGGGCTCCGCCTCGAAGCCCACCCGCACCAGCCGCCCGGTGCTCGCGTGCACCGCCGCCAGCCGGTCGGCGAGTTCGGCCAGCCGCCCCTGCGCCGCCGCGCGGTGCCGTGCGCTCCACGGGGTGCGCCAGGCCAGCGGCAGGGTGGACACCGAGCCGCGAACGGCGTCGTCCGGGAGCAGCCCGGCCAGCACCCGGGCCAGGTCGACGGTGTACTCCATGCGCGCGTCGGTCAGCCAGTCGGGGTGGTAGACGGCGTGCTTGACGACCGGGGCGTGGAAGGAGCGATAGGGGAAGCCGTTGCAGGTGACGACGTCGAGGCCGCGGGCGTCCAGCTCGTCGCGCAGCCGGGCCACCTCGGCCGGGTCGGCGGCCAGTCGGGCGGCGACCGGTGCGGCCAGCCACAGCCCGACGCCGAGCCGGTCGGCGCCCAGCAGCCGGCGTGCGGTGACCGCGTAGGTGTCCAGCTGGCCGATGATCTCGGGCAGTTCCTCACCTGCGTGCACGTTGGTGCAGTAGCCGAGGTGGACTGTCTGCCCGTCGCGGTGCCGCAGCCGCATCAGCTGCCCCCGCGGGCGAGGGAGTTGCCGGCGAAGGTGGCGGGCTGCCCGTCCGCCGGGGACAGATCCAGCCGCCCCGACCGGCCGTAGAACTCCACCGGGTTGCGCCACAGCACCCGGTCGACCTCGTCGTCGGTGAAGCCGGCCGCCAGCATGGCCTGCCCGGTGGCCAGGGTCAGCAGCGGGTCGCTGCGGCCCCAGTCGGCGGCGGAGTTGACCAGCATCCGCGCCGGGCCGTACTCGCGCAGCACCGCCGCCATCCGGTCGGGCGACATCTTGGTGCCGGGGTAGATCGAGAAGCCCATCCAGCAGCCGCTGCCGGCCACCGCGCCGACCGTCACCTCGTTGAGGTGGTCCACGACGACGTGTCCGGGGTCGATACCGGACTCCTTGACCACGTCCAGGGTGCGCAGGGTGCCGCGCTGCTTGTCGCGGTGCGGGGTGTGCACCAGCGCGGGCAGCTCGTGCTCCACGGCCAGGGCGAGTTGGGCCGCGAAGACCTCGTCCTCCTCCGGCGTCATGGAGTCGTAGCCGAGCTCGCCGACCGCGACCACCCCGTCCTTGGCCAGGTAGCGCGGCAGGATGCCGAGCACCTCGCGGCAACGCGGGTCGTTGGCCTCCTTGGGGTTGAGGCCGATGGCGCAGTAGTGGCGGATGCCGAACTGGGCGGCCCTGAAGGGCTCCCAGCCGATCAGCGAGTCGAAGTAGTCGGTGAACGCCCCGGCGTTGGTCCGCGGCTGGCCGAGCCAGAAGGCCGGCTCGACCAGCGCCCTTACGCCGGCCGCGGCCATCCGCTCGTAGTCGTCGGTGGTCCGTGAGGTCATGTGGATGTGCGGGTCGAAGATGCGCATCAGCCTGCCTTCCCCTCGCGTTCGCCCGGCCGGCCCGCCGGGGTGCCCGCGGTAGCCGGGAGGTCGCCGCCCGCCGCCGGCAGGTCGCCGATCAGCGCCAGCAGGACGTCGGCGTCGGCCCGCATCGGCCGCCCCGCCGCGTGTCGCTCGGCGGCCAGGTCGGCCAGCATGCGGCCCAGTTCACCGTCCGCCCGCCGGTCCAGGTCGGCCACCGCGGTCAGCGGGATGTCCATGAACACGCACTTGAGCACGGCCTGCCGCCACATCCGGATCTCCAGGTGCCGGGCGTAGGGCCCGACGGCGGCCGCGACCAGCCGGGTGTCGTTGGTACGGAGCGCGTCGTGCAGGATGTCCAGGCCGCCGTCCCCGACGTCGAGCAGCGGCAGCGCCCGGAGCACCGCGCGCTTCTCGTCGGCGCTGCCGTACCGGTAGAGCGCGCCGACCTGTGCGGCCAGCGCCGTCCCCTGCAGCGGCAGCGCGGTCAGCAGCAGCACCCGGGCCGCGTCGTCCACGGTCCAACCCGCGGGCGCCGGGCCGTAGTCGGAGCCTGGTGCGGGGTCGGGCAGCGGGCCGCGGCCGCAGCGGCGGCCGGCCGCGGGGAAGAGGACGGCGACCTCGTCCGGGTCACGCGCCACCCGGCCCACCGCGTCGTCCAGCCACGCCGGGTCGGCGACCCGGCCTTTGAGCACGTCCGCGAGCTGTCCGCCGGTCACCGTCCGGCCTCCTCGGGTTCTCGGGGTCCGCCCGCGACCCGGGCATCGGCGAGGGCGCCGGTGAGGAACTCCAGCGACCTGCGGGCGACATCGGGGGCGGCATGGGAGTGGCGGGGCAGCTCGACGGCCGTGAGCCCGCCGTATCCGGCGGCGGCGAGCGCGCCGAGCGCCGCGGGGAAGTCGACCTCGCCGGTGCCGAATTCCAGGTGCTCGTGCACGTTCCGGCGCATGTCGTCGATCTGCACGTTGACCAGGTGCGGGGCCGCCCTGGCCACGCACTCCGCGACCGGCCGCGGCTCCAGGCAGCGGCAGTGGCCGATGTCGAGGGTGAGGCCGAAGCAGCCGGGGCGGCCGAGCCGGCCGTGCAGGGTGGACCAGTCGGCGATCGTCTGCACCAGCATGCCGGGCTCGGGCTCGAAGCCCAGCCGCACGCCCGCTGCGTCCGCCGCCGCCACCACCTCGTCGCAGCCGCGCACCAGGCGGTCCCACGCGGCCGCTTCCGGGACCTGGGCCGGGCGGATCCCGGCCCAGAAGGAGACGGCCTCGGCCCCCAGGTCCGCCCCGACGCCGACGGCCCGGCGCAGAAAGTCCAGCCGCGCCCCGGGTTCGTCGTCCAGCAGCGTCGGGGCGTGCTTGTGCCACGGGTCGAGCAGGTAGCGCGCGCCGGTCTCGATGACGACGGCGAGCCCGAGCCGGTCAAGACGTGCCGCCAGCGCCTCGGTCCTGCGGGCCAGGCCGGGGGCGAAGGGGTCGAGGTGCTGGTGGTCCAGGGTCAGCGCGACCCCTTCGTAGCCGAGGTCGGCGATCACGGTGAGCGCGTCGTCGAGGCGGTGGTTGGCGAAGCCGTTGGTGCCGTAGCCGAAGCGCACGCTCATGTCGGGGACACCCTTCTGGCCAGTGCCCGGCCCAGCGGTGCGCAGGCGGCCACCGCAGCGGCGGGCAGCAGGCCGGCGGAGCGGGCGACGAGCGCGCCCTGCAGGGCCGGCAGTCCGGTGATCCCGGCGCCGACCGCGGCCCGTGTCCGGCCGGCGTCCGGTGTGGCCAGCGCCCCCGCCTGCGGAGCCCCGTAAGCGGCGGCGTACCACCCGGCCAGCCCGCGCGGCAGCCAGGTCCGCGGCGCCGTCGCGGGCCCGGCGGCCGGGATCCGCGCGGCGGCGTAGGCGACGCCCGCGGTGCCGGCCAGCGTCGCGGCGGGCAGCAGGCGGCCGCCGCCGGTGACCTCGCGCCGGGACAGCGCGGTCACGCCGTAGGTGTGCGCGGCGACGGTGAGCGCGGGCAGTACCGCCGGCCACCACCGGCCCGGCCGCGAGGTCGCCCCGAGCAGCACGTCGAGGCCGCGGCAGGCCGCCATCGCGGCGGGACCGGCCGGCGTGCCCTTGAACCGCAGGTCGTACGCCCACACCGCGCCGGCCAGCGGCACCGCCACCGCGAGCGCGCGCGGGCCGCCGGCCAGTCCGGCCAGCGCCAGGCCCGCCGCGCAGAGGCCGGCCGCGACGCCCAGCGCGGTGGTGGGCGACACGCGGCCGGACGGGATCGGGCGCTCGGGGCGCTCCTTGGCGTCCAGGTCGCGGTCGGCCCAGTCGTTGGCGGCCATCCCGGCCCAGTACAGGCACACCGCCGACGCGGACAGCCCGGCGGTGGCGGGCCCGAGGACACCGCAGGACGCGGCGCCGGCGACGGCGTCACCGGGCACCGACAGGGCGGCGGGCGCGCGGACCAGTTCCGCGAGGTCGCGCAGCGCGCTCATCGTCCGCCGCCGAGCCCGGCCAGGTAGCCGCGCAGCGCCTCCCACTGGGCGGGCAGCGCGTGGTCGACGTCGCCCATCGGATCCTTGAAGAAGAACGCCAGCGACTCCAGCGGGCCGGTGTGCCCCGCCTCGTGGGCGGCCAGCGTGATCCTGGCCAGGTCCAGGACGAGCGGGGCGGCGAGCGCCGAGTCGCAGCCCTGCCAGGTGAACTGCAGGCACATCCCGGTGCCGAGGAAGCCGGCGAAGGTGACCAGGTCCCAGGCGGTCTTGAAGTCGCCGATGTCGGCCACGTAGTCGATCCGGGTGTCGCCGGCGGGGGCGTAGCCGAGGGTCTCGCGCAGCACCCGCTGCTTGCTGGCCGACTTGGCGGCGTTGGCACCGGGGTCGACCAGGGTGGCGCCGTCGCCGCCGCCGAGCAGGTTGACGCCGGACCAGGAGCGCACCGCGAGGTTGCGCATGGCGAACATCGGCGCGAGCACCGACTTCAGCAGCGTCTCGCCGGTCTTGCCGTCGTGGCCGGCGTAGGGCAGGCCGCGGTGGGCGGCGAGTTCGGCCAGGGCGGGCAGCCGAGCGCCGGTGGAGGGGGTGAAGTCGACGTAGCCGCAGCCGGCGGTGAAGGCGGCGTAGGCGTAGAGCGAGCTGGCGGGCAGCACCGTGCCCGGGCCGTTCAGCGCGGCGCTCAGCGCGTCGAGTCCGGCGTGCGCGGGGTGCGGCGGTGCGGCGGCCTCGGTGGAGGCGACGTTGACCACCACGACCCGGTCGAGGCGGTGGCGGGTGCGGAACCGCATGAGGTCGCGGGCGATCGCCTCGGCCGTGGCGGCCTGGGTGGCGGCCTCCGGGGCCGGCCGCAGGTCCGCGTCGACCTCGGCGAGCTCCGCTCCGAGGGCCTGGACCAGCCGGGCGGGTACGACGCCGGCGGCCGCCAGCTGCTCGGCCTTCTTGGCCAGCGGTACGGTGGCCACGTCATGGCCGCCGAAGTAGAGGTCGCAGAAGTCGGGAAGTGCCGCGCTGTCCAGGTCGGGGTGGGCGGTGACGCAGCCCACCGGTTCTGCCAGTCCTGCGCGCAGCGCGAGCGCTCCGACCACGCTGGTGGTGGCGACGGATCCGCGGGCGCCGATGAGCCAGATGCCAGCACGCACGTTCTTGTCCTCTCACGAACACAGCGAACACAGCGAACGGATCATGCGGTCCCGCGGCGGGCCGCGGCCGGAACCTCGCGGCCGCGGCCCGCTGCGGGGTGACCTGGCAGGCTCAGCCGATCCTGACGATCTCGCCGTCGTGCGCGGTGACGTCGGAGGCGGTGGTGCACGCCGGGGCGTCGTCGCAGGCGGGCCACATCATGGTCTTGTTGGCGACGTAGATGGCGCCGTCGCGGCCGGCCAGGAAGCCGGTGGGCGCGAAGAGCTTGCCCGACGCCAGCACGGTGCGGGCGTTGGTGCGGTGGTCGATCTGGACGACGTCGCCGATCGGGTCACCGGTCGGCAGGAAGCCGGTGGTGTCGAACTCGGTGACGTAGAAGTCCCCGTTGGCACCGAAGCCGCAGCCGCTGATGGCGCTGAAGCCGCTCTGCCACACCGACAGGTGCCCGCTGCGGGGGTTGTACTTGAACACTTTGGCCTCGGTGGACGAGCTGGGCTTGCCGGTGATCTCGCCGACGTAGACCGAGCCGTCGTGGCCGACCGCGACGCAGGACGGCACCGCGTCCGGGCCGGTCGAGGTGTCGGGGATGTAGCTGAGGATGTGGACGTTGCCCCACCGGTCGACCGAGTCCAGCACGTTGGAGGCCGCGTCGACCAGGTAGAAGCCGCCGCCGGGCTTGGTGGTCACCGCGTACGGGTTGGCCTCGGGGAAGTCCTCGGGGTTGAGGTCGGTGTTCGCCAGGGTCCACTCGTAGTCGACGTAGCCGGGGTTCGCCACCGCCTTCACCGACCGGCCGGTGACCTTGAGCAGGGCGCCGTACTGCTTGCGCAGCTGCTGGGTCAGGTCCGCGGGGATCTCGGCCGGGATCTGCTGCGACGATCCGGTCTCCAGGACGTACAGGTGCCCGTCGGAGTAGGTCAGGCCGTTGGCGCCGACCACCTCCTCCTGGTTGAAGTTGGAGGCCAGGCCGTCCACGATCCGCACCGGGGTGCCGGAGGAGACGTCGGCGAGCGACCCGGTGAAGCCGAAGCACCGGGTGGGGAAGCCGGTGCCGACGCAGGTCGGCGGGGCCTCTCCCACCTCGGAGACGATGAGGTGTCCGCGCGGCCCCCAGACCAGGCTCCTCGGTGAGTTCAGGCCACTGGCCACGACGGTGACCGGTGCGTTGCTGGTCAGATGGGCGGGATGGGCGGCCGCCTGGGCCTCCTGCCCTGAGGGTCCTGCACCCACGCCGACGAGCGCTGTCGCCGCCGCCACGCCGGCGAACAGCAACCGACTCGTTTTGAGACGCCACATCTTGGCCTCAGCTCCTCCGAATTCGGGTGATCTGACTGCATGAACGGCAAGGGGCGCGGAAAGGCGGCCCCGGTCACGGTGGTGACCGGCGCGTTTCCCGCAGCTCCAGGCGCCTCAGCATTGATCAAGCCGCTTGGCCGGGACTGTTCGGCAAGTTGGCGCCGACTTGGCGGCGACGCGA from Streptomyces sp. NBC_01198 includes these protein-coding regions:
- the eboE gene encoding metabolite traffic protein EboE → MRLRHRDGQTVHLGYCTNVHAGEELPEIIGQLDTYAVTARRLLGADRLGVGLWLAAPVAARLAADPAEVARLRDELDARGLDVVTCNGFPYRSFHAPVVKHAVYHPDWLTDARMEYTVDLARVLAGLLPDDAVRGSVSTLPLAWRTPWSARHRAAAQGRLAELADRLAAVHASTGRLVRVGFEAEPGCVMETTEQVAENLAGADTRYLGVCLDLAHLACAWEEPAAALARLAQAGLPVVKVQVSAALGAEHPQEPGTAAALRSYAEPRFLHQTRSAAGPAADDLADALDAGLPGPWRVHYHVPLHAAPQPPLHATVEVLRAALAELVGGERAVCDHLEVETYTWNVLPPGRRPSGPAQLAEGIAAELAFARDELLALGLRPQGPDTPGPDTPGPDTPGPDAAHDLAAPDLAAHDLGERPVRETTR
- a CDS encoding TatD family hydrolase yields the protein MRIFDPHIHMTSRTTDDYERMAAAGVRALVEPAFWLGQPRTNAGAFTDYFDSLIGWEPFRAAQFGIRHYCAIGLNPKEANDPRCREVLGILPRYLAKDGVVAVGELGYDSMTPEEDEVFAAQLALAVEHELPALVHTPHRDKQRGTLRTLDVVKESGIDPGHVVVDHLNEVTVGAVAGSGCWMGFSIYPGTKMSPDRMAAVLREYGPARMLVNSAADWGRSDPLLTLATGQAMLAAGFTDDEVDRVLWRNPVEFYGRSGRLDLSPADGQPATFAGNSLARGGS
- a CDS encoding EboA domain-containing protein, which translates into the protein MTGGQLADVLKGRVADPAWLDDAVGRVARDPDEVAVLFPAAGRRCGRGPLPDPAPGSDYGPAPAGWTVDDAARVLLLTALPLQGTALAAQVGALYRYGSADEKRAVLRALPLLDVGDGGLDILHDALRTNDTRLVAAAVGPYARHLEIRMWRQAVLKCVFMDIPLTAVADLDRRADGELGRMLADLAAERHAAGRPMRADADVLLALIGDLPAAGGDLPATAGTPAGRPGEREGKAG
- a CDS encoding sugar phosphate isomerase/epimerase family protein, with the translated sequence MSVRFGYGTNGFANHRLDDALTVIADLGYEGVALTLDHQHLDPFAPGLARRTEALAARLDRLGLAVVIETGARYLLDPWHKHAPTLLDDEPGARLDFLRRAVGVGADLGAEAVSFWAGIRPAQVPEAAAWDRLVRGCDEVVAAADAAGVRLGFEPEPGMLVQTIADWSTLHGRLGRPGCFGLTLDIGHCRCLEPRPVAECVARAAPHLVNVQIDDMRRNVHEHLEFGTGEVDFPAALGALAAAGYGGLTAVELPRHSHAAPDVARRSLEFLTGALADARVAGGPREPEEAGR
- a CDS encoding SCO3242 family prenyltransferase, coding for MSALRDLAELVRAPAALSVPGDAVAGAASCGVLGPATAGLSASAVCLYWAGMAANDWADRDLDAKERPERPIPSGRVSPTTALGVAAGLCAAGLALAGLAGGPRALAVAVPLAGAVWAYDLRFKGTPAGPAAMAACRGLDVLLGATSRPGRWWPAVLPALTVAAHTYGVTALSRREVTGGGRLLPAATLAGTAGVAYAAARIPAAGPATAPRTWLPRGLAGWYAAAYGAPQAGALATPDAGRTRAAVGAGITGLPALQGALVARSAGLLPAAAVAACAPLGRALARRVSPT
- a CDS encoding inositol-3-phosphate synthase, with amino-acid sequence MRAGIWLIGARGSVATTSVVGALALRAGLAEPVGCVTAHPDLDSAALPDFCDLYFGGHDVATVPLAKKAEQLAAAGVVPARLVQALGAELAEVDADLRPAPEAATQAATAEAIARDLMRFRTRHRLDRVVVVNVASTEAAAPPHPAHAGLDALSAALNGPGTVLPASSLYAYAAFTAGCGYVDFTPSTGARLPALAELAAHRGLPYAGHDGKTGETLLKSVLAPMFAMRNLAVRSWSGVNLLGGGDGATLVDPGANAAKSASKQRVLRETLGYAPAGDTRIDYVADIGDFKTAWDLVTFAGFLGTGMCLQFTWQGCDSALAAPLVLDLARITLAAHEAGHTGPLESLAFFFKDPMGDVDHALPAQWEALRGYLAGLGGGR